The proteins below come from a single Chryseobacterium bernardetii genomic window:
- the trmD gene encoding tRNA (guanosine(37)-N1)-methyltransferase TrmD, whose protein sequence is MRIDIISVLPELMESPFKTSILKRAMDKGLAEVHFHHLRDWAVNKHRQIDDEPYGGGAGMVMMVEPLDKCISELKSQREYDEVIYLTPDGVTLNQKIANSLSIKDNLIFLCGHYKGIDQRVRDLHITKEISIGDYVLTGGELAACVLADSIIRLLPGVLNDEQSALTDSFQDDLLSPPIYTRPEVYKGLEVPKVLLSGNFGKIEEWRHDEAVRITKEKRPDLL, encoded by the coding sequence ATGAGAATTGATATCATAAGCGTACTTCCAGAATTGATGGAAAGTCCATTTAAAACCTCTATTTTAAAAAGGGCAATGGATAAAGGGCTGGCAGAAGTACATTTTCATCACCTGAGAGACTGGGCAGTCAATAAACACAGACAAATTGATGATGAACCTTATGGAGGTGGTGCAGGGATGGTGATGATGGTAGAGCCATTGGATAAATGCATCTCAGAACTAAAGTCTCAAAGAGAATACGATGAGGTTATCTACCTTACACCGGACGGAGTAACTCTGAACCAGAAAATAGCCAATTCTCTTTCAATAAAAGATAATCTGATCTTTCTTTGCGGTCACTATAAAGGAATAGACCAGAGAGTAAGAGACTTGCATATTACCAAAGAAATATCCATTGGCGATTATGTGCTTACCGGCGGAGAACTTGCAGCATGTGTATTGGCAGATTCTATTATAAGACTTCTTCCGGGAGTTTTAAATGATGAGCAAAGTGCTTTAACGGATAGTTTTCAGGATGATCTTTTATCACCACCAATCTATACACGGCCTGAAGTGTATAAAGGATTAGAGGTCCCTAAAGTTTTATTAAGTGGAAATTTTGGTAAAATTGAAGAATGGCGTCATGATGAAGCGGTAAGAATTACCAAGGAAAAACGCCCTGATCTCCTTTAA
- a CDS encoding NAD(P)/FAD-dependent oxidoreductase yields the protein METREKIIIIGGGFAGLQLAKTLNNKNKKVIVLDRMNHHMFQPLFYQVASGRIEPSNISFPFRKIFQQSRNTQFRMTDVKEIDAANNKVITDEAEFTYDKLIIATGCKTNFFGNKELEGKAFGMKNTQEAISIRNHVLMTFEKLIIEKSRSDDGNWNIVIVGSGPTGVELAGAFAEMKKDILPRDYPYMNFDHLKIILVSSTEKPLAVMSSEAQEKSEKYLKDLGVTFMSGEVVTEYDGDKVHLRSGKQIPSNNVIWAAGVTGNVIDGFPEEKLIRNRYIVDRYNKIKGYDNVYAIGDIAYMETPKYPQGHPQVANVAINQAKNLGKNLLKKNLAEWKEYEYDDKGSLATIGKHRAVVDLPFIKFQGFLAWYFWMFLHLMLILSVRNKLAIFFNWMWSYINKDSSLRLIIIPTKKNGTLQ from the coding sequence ATGGAAACACGCGAAAAAATCATCATTATAGGAGGAGGATTTGCGGGGCTGCAGCTTGCAAAAACATTGAATAACAAGAACAAAAAGGTTATTGTTCTGGATCGGATGAATCACCATATGTTTCAGCCGCTTTTTTATCAGGTAGCCTCAGGAAGGATAGAACCTTCCAACATTTCTTTCCCTTTCAGAAAGATTTTTCAGCAATCCAGGAACACTCAGTTCAGAATGACCGATGTAAAGGAAATTGATGCTGCTAACAATAAGGTTATTACTGATGAAGCAGAATTTACTTACGATAAACTGATTATTGCCACAGGCTGTAAAACCAACTTTTTCGGTAATAAAGAGCTTGAGGGCAAAGCGTTCGGGATGAAGAATACCCAGGAGGCTATCAGCATCAGAAATCACGTTCTGATGACGTTTGAAAAGCTGATTATTGAAAAAAGCCGAAGTGATGACGGTAACTGGAATATCGTGATTGTAGGAAGCGGGCCTACCGGCGTGGAGCTGGCCGGTGCCTTTGCAGAAATGAAGAAAGATATTCTTCCGAGGGACTATCCTTATATGAATTTCGATCATCTGAAAATCATTCTGGTAAGCTCTACAGAAAAACCCCTTGCCGTAATGAGCAGTGAAGCCCAGGAGAAATCTGAAAAGTACCTTAAAGACCTTGGAGTAACCTTTATGAGTGGAGAGGTTGTTACAGAATATGACGGAGACAAAGTGCATTTGAGAAGCGGGAAGCAAATACCGTCTAATAATGTAATCTGGGCCGCAGGTGTTACAGGAAATGTAATTGACGGTTTCCCTGAAGAAAAATTAATAAGAAACAGGTATATCGTAGACCGATACAACAAAATAAAAGGGTATGATAATGTATATGCCATTGGGGATATTGCCTATATGGAAACTCCTAAATACCCACAGGGGCATCCACAGGTGGCCAATGTAGCCATTAACCAGGCCAAAAACTTAGGGAAAAACCTCCTGAAGAAAAATCTGGCCGAATGGAAGGAATATGAATATGATGACAAAGGTTCTTTAGCCACCATAGGAAAGCATCGGGCGGTTGTAGACTTGCCATTTATAAAATTTCAAGGATTTTTAGCATGGTATTTCTGGATGTTTCTTCATTTAATGTTAATTTTGAGCGTTCGAAATAAGCTGGCCATATTCTTTAACTGGATGTGGAGCTATATCAACAAAGATTCTTCCTTAAGATTAATTATTATACCTACTAAGAAAAACGGAACATTACAATGA
- a CDS encoding Lrp/AsnC ligand binding domain-containing protein, with protein sequence MKNSSNTSYHLDSIDKEIIYMLMDNAKTSLAHISKNVGISTTAVHQRIKKLEHAGVIENSISFLNPKKIGYKVISYIGVFLDQPSHYPEVVKSLHDINEVVEAHYTTGNYTIFLKVLCKDNDHLMQILSKLQKLKGVTRTETFISLEQGIYRQLKV encoded by the coding sequence ATGAAAAATTCGAGCAACACAAGCTATCATTTAGACTCCATTGACAAAGAAATAATCTATATGTTGATGGATAACGCTAAAACTTCTTTAGCGCACATATCAAAGAATGTTGGGATCTCTACAACCGCAGTACATCAAAGAATTAAAAAGCTGGAACACGCAGGTGTTATTGAAAACTCAATTTCATTCCTTAACCCTAAAAAAATCGGGTATAAAGTGATTTCTTATATAGGAGTATTTTTGGATCAGCCAAGTCATTATCCTGAAGTGGTAAAATCTTTGCATGATATCAATGAAGTAGTAGAAGCTCACTATACAACAGGAAATTATACAATATTCCTTAAAGTTCTTTGCAAAGATAATGATCATTTGATGCAAATTCTCAGCAAACTTCAAAAGCTGAAAGGAGTTACAAGAACAGAAACTTTTATATCTTTGGAACAAGGTATTTATAGA
- a CDS encoding glycoside hydrolase family 25 protein, giving the protein MTPRKYTKKTAKRVHKSRRKKYFFRRWVILAILIIALIGTGFYLKQTVTYYYALYFNKFKHKKLHNSEKEAARIQRILASNLDKTYGFDVSHYQNKEDIRWDSLSIGNKTIPLEFVVMRATMGNKSADKHFDEFWEMAKKHDMIRGAYHFYRADEDPVIQANNFLANVKLESGDLPPILDIEKIPKRKTNKKLVEDLKVWCKIVEEAYGEKPIIYTYYHYYKDFLKGEFEGYPLWLANYNDVPIPSPDDQWDFWQFTENGIVHGINTKVDLDIYNGNSWSLKRLTLD; this is encoded by the coding sequence ATGACACCGAGAAAGTACACCAAAAAAACTGCCAAACGAGTCCACAAATCCCGTCGGAAGAAGTATTTTTTCCGGAGGTGGGTGATATTGGCAATATTAATTATAGCATTGATAGGAACCGGTTTTTATTTAAAACAGACCGTTACTTATTATTATGCCCTGTACTTTAATAAGTTTAAGCATAAAAAACTTCATAACAGTGAAAAGGAAGCAGCCAGAATCCAGAGAATTTTAGCCAGTAACCTTGATAAAACCTATGGTTTTGATGTTTCCCACTATCAGAATAAGGAAGATATCAGATGGGATAGTCTCAGCATCGGTAACAAAACTATTCCCCTGGAGTTTGTAGTAATGCGGGCAACCATGGGAAATAAAAGTGCGGATAAGCATTTTGACGAGTTTTGGGAAATGGCAAAAAAACATGATATGATTCGTGGAGCCTATCATTTTTACAGGGCTGATGAGGATCCGGTGATCCAGGCGAATAATTTCTTAGCGAATGTAAAACTGGAAAGTGGTGATCTGCCTCCTATTCTGGATATAGAAAAAATTCCGAAACGGAAGACCAATAAAAAATTAGTGGAAGATCTGAAGGTATGGTGTAAAATTGTAGAAGAAGCCTACGGTGAGAAACCTATTATTTATACATACTACCATTATTATAAAGATTTTCTGAAAGGCGAATTTGAAGGCTATCCTTTATGGCTGGCCAACTATAATGATGTTCCTATTCCATCTCCTGATGATCAGTGGGATTTCTGGCAATTTACAGAAAACGGGATTGTTCACGGAATTAACACTAAGGTAGACCTTGATATTTACAATGGTAATTCCTGGTCTCTGAAAAGACTCACTTTAGATTAG
- a CDS encoding alpha/beta fold hydrolase translates to MEKLSILSFILTVSVFNAQVISGTIISKNENQPVPYVKIGIEKRTTGTISDNKGNFSIDLTGLDPDQKVKIEVPGYELYEEAVREFKKHDQQKVVLNEKTKTIKEIAIKPKKLVDKNWGVTTKTKSILYFVNPVGDKAGFLGETALEFNAKKRSKIKNINLNIARYVSTEPVLMRYSIYSEKDGYPDKNILDEEITVQLTEDMIKDGTFTLDVNDHNIWVKGKFFVGINFLKAFNGNIKISAALFKTGFIREFYGDWKKMTIAAPAINIDVKMDKSGKDTKDDDGGYADDDVSQAWLADNSKNIAEADKSIYGKNDSAGKYLKLKDTDLYYEVYGTGEPLVLLHGNSGSIKDYYQQIPVLSKQYKIIAVDTRGQGKSKDTSKKDFTYKLFADDVKALADELKLDKVNIVGWSDGGNTGLEFALKYPERLNKLVTIGANAFPEGVEDKLIERFTSQIKQLNDMASGETFNERRLLKIMLTEPGISKDDLNKIKSKVLVIAGDRDVIKPDHTEFISKQIPNAEKKIYKDTTHMVPYEQPDQLNADILSFLSKK, encoded by the coding sequence ATGGAAAAACTCAGTATTTTATCTTTTATCCTTACGGTTTCGGTTTTCAATGCACAGGTAATTTCAGGAACCATTATTTCTAAAAATGAAAATCAGCCTGTTCCTTATGTAAAGATTGGGATAGAAAAGAGAACTACCGGTACTATTTCTGATAACAAAGGAAATTTTTCAATTGATCTTACCGGATTGGATCCGGACCAGAAAGTAAAAATAGAGGTTCCGGGATATGAACTGTATGAGGAAGCGGTACGGGAGTTCAAAAAGCATGACCAGCAGAAGGTAGTTCTGAATGAGAAAACCAAAACAATCAAAGAGATTGCTATTAAACCTAAAAAGCTGGTTGATAAAAACTGGGGAGTAACAACAAAAACCAAAAGTATTTTATATTTCGTTAATCCGGTAGGTGATAAAGCAGGCTTCCTTGGTGAAACAGCCTTGGAATTTAATGCTAAGAAAAGATCTAAAATCAAAAATATTAATTTGAATATTGCCCGCTATGTTTCTACAGAACCGGTTTTGATGCGATACAGTATTTACAGTGAAAAGGACGGTTACCCTGATAAAAATATCCTGGATGAAGAGATTACTGTACAGCTTACTGAAGATATGATTAAAGACGGAACATTTACGCTTGATGTTAATGATCATAACATTTGGGTGAAAGGTAAATTTTTTGTGGGGATTAATTTCCTAAAAGCCTTTAACGGAAATATTAAAATTAGTGCGGCATTGTTTAAAACAGGATTTATCCGTGAGTTCTATGGAGACTGGAAAAAGATGACTATTGCTGCTCCCGCTATTAATATTGATGTAAAAATGGATAAAAGCGGAAAAGATACCAAAGATGATGATGGAGGTTATGCAGACGATGATGTCTCCCAGGCATGGTTGGCTGATAACTCGAAAAATATAGCGGAAGCAGATAAATCCATATATGGTAAAAATGATTCTGCCGGAAAATATTTAAAACTTAAAGATACCGATCTCTATTATGAAGTGTATGGCACAGGAGAACCTCTGGTATTGCTTCACGGTAATTCAGGCAGTATCAAAGATTATTATCAGCAAATTCCGGTGCTGTCCAAGCAGTATAAAATAATTGCAGTAGATACAAGAGGACAGGGGAAAAGTAAAGATACCTCCAAAAAAGATTTTACATATAAATTATTTGCAGATGATGTAAAAGCATTAGCTGATGAGCTAAAGCTCGATAAAGTTAATATCGTGGGTTGGAGTGATGGTGGAAATACAGGCCTTGAATTTGCATTGAAATATCCGGAACGTCTTAATAAATTGGTAACTATTGGAGCTAATGCTTTTCCTGAAGGAGTAGAAGATAAGCTTATTGAAAGGTTTACCAGCCAGATAAAACAGCTGAATGATATGGCTTCTGGAGAAACGTTTAATGAACGCAGACTTCTAAAGATCATGCTGACAGAGCCAGGTATCAGTAAAGATGATTTAAATAAAATAAAAAGTAAGGTTCTTGTTATTGCTGGTGACAGAGATGTAATTAAACCGGATCATACAGAATTTATTTCCAAACAAATTCCAAACGCTGAAAAGAAAATTTATAAGGATACAACCCATATGGTTCCTTATGAACAACCGGATCAGCTTAATGCCGATATTCTAAGTTTCCTTAGTAAGAAGTAG
- a CDS encoding ABC-F family ATP-binding cassette domain-containing protein, whose amino-acid sequence MNYVSAENLTKSYGIKVLFENISFHINEGDKIAIVAKNGSGKSTLLKILMGKEIADSGTAIINKDIQVVLFDQEIDFDSNLSIEEFMMTLDSEPILALKNYHQSLHSTDHAFIEKALADMEAHKAWDLENEMKQILSQLKITDLEAKMGTLSGGQIKRVALAKLLTETRAEHKHTLLIMDEPTNHLDVDMVEWLENYLNKAKITLLLVTHDRYFLDSVCDIIWEMEDRNLYVHNGSYATYLENKMIREENLNATIDKANNLYRKELEWMRRQPKARTTKSKSRIDAFYETEKVAKTDTRKQGLELDFEMKRLGNKILELKHIDKSFGNKVLLKDFSYQFQRGEKVGIIGKNGAGKSTLLNIIQGLEKIDKGEIETGETISFGYFAQKGLTYKEDERVIDFIKEIAEFYPLANGKSLSASQFLRLFLFDDQTQYSPISKLSGGEKRRLHLMYILYQNPNFLIFDEPTNDLDLPTLTVLENFLQQFQGSLIIVSHDRYFMDRIVDHVLAFEGDGKIRDFVGNFSEYREARSREEALEKNTAVKSEPVKETPAVTENTSSSNSQKRKLTFKEQRELETIEKEMPELEEQRTKILDQLNNETEYEKIAKLSSELETVSEKLENHEMRWLELQEIM is encoded by the coding sequence ATGAATTACGTTTCTGCAGAAAATCTTACCAAATCTTATGGCATCAAAGTTTTGTTTGAAAACATTTCCTTTCACATCAATGAAGGAGATAAAATTGCTATTGTTGCCAAAAACGGAAGTGGAAAATCTACTCTTCTTAAAATTTTAATGGGTAAAGAAATTGCAGACAGCGGTACTGCGATCATTAATAAAGATATCCAGGTTGTTTTATTCGATCAGGAAATTGATTTTGATTCCAATTTAAGCATTGAAGAATTCATGATGACACTGGATTCTGAACCTATCCTTGCTTTAAAGAACTACCACCAGTCCCTTCATTCCACAGATCACGCCTTTATTGAAAAGGCACTTGCAGATATGGAGGCCCACAAAGCATGGGATCTTGAAAATGAAATGAAACAGATCCTTTCACAGCTTAAGATTACTGATCTCGAGGCTAAAATGGGAACGCTTTCCGGAGGACAAATTAAACGTGTTGCCCTTGCAAAATTATTAACAGAAACCAGAGCAGAACATAAACACACTCTTCTAATCATGGATGAGCCTACCAACCACCTGGATGTGGATATGGTAGAATGGCTGGAAAATTATCTTAACAAGGCAAAAATCACACTACTGCTTGTTACCCACGACCGATATTTCCTTGACAGTGTTTGTGATATCATCTGGGAAATGGAAGACAGGAACCTTTACGTTCACAATGGTTCTTATGCAACGTATCTTGAAAATAAAATGATCCGTGAAGAGAATCTTAATGCTACCATTGATAAAGCCAATAACCTTTACAGAAAGGAACTGGAATGGATGCGCAGACAGCCAAAGGCCAGAACCACAAAATCCAAAAGCAGAATAGATGCTTTCTACGAAACAGAAAAGGTAGCCAAAACAGATACCAGAAAACAGGGTCTGGAACTGGATTTTGAAATGAAACGCTTAGGAAATAAAATCCTGGAACTGAAACATATTGACAAAAGTTTTGGAAATAAAGTCCTGCTAAAAGATTTCAGCTACCAATTCCAGCGTGGTGAAAAAGTAGGAATTATAGGAAAGAACGGAGCCGGAAAATCTACATTATTAAATATTATCCAGGGATTGGAGAAAATAGACAAGGGAGAAATTGAAACCGGGGAAACTATTTCTTTCGGATATTTTGCCCAGAAGGGTCTTACTTATAAAGAGGATGAGCGTGTAATTGACTTTATTAAGGAAATTGCGGAATTCTATCCTTTAGCGAATGGAAAAAGCCTTTCCGCATCACAGTTCCTGAGATTATTTTTATTTGACGACCAGACGCAGTACTCTCCTATTTCAAAATTATCGGGAGGTGAAAAGAGAAGATTACACCTGATGTATATTTTGTATCAGAATCCTAACTTCCTGATTTTTGACGAACCTACGAATGATCTGGATCTTCCTACATTAACGGTTCTTGAAAATTTCCTGCAGCAATTCCAGGGATCTTTAATCATTGTTTCTCACGACAGATATTTCATGGACAGAATTGTAGACCACGTCCTTGCTTTTGAAGGAGACGGAAAAATCAGGGATTTTGTTGGAAATTTCTCAGAATACCGTGAAGCCAGAAGTCGTGAAGAGGCTTTAGAAAAAAATACGGCTGTAAAATCTGAACCTGTAAAAGAAACGCCTGCTGTTACAGAAAACACCTCATCATCTAATTCTCAAAAAAGAAAATTAACCTTCAAAGAACAAAGGGAGTTGGAAACCATTGAAAAAGAAATGCCTGAGCTTGAAGAACAACGTACAAAAATCTTAGATCAGCTTAATAATGAAACTGAGTATGAAAAAATAGCCAAGCTTTCTTCAGAACTGGAAACAGTTTCTGAAAAACTGGAAAACCATGAAATGAGATGGCTTGAACTTCAGGAAATCATGTAA
- a CDS encoding endonuclease/exonuclease/phosphatase family protein: MELFSFYNVENLFLPDPKPVHKLDPTKSGLRNWDEKRYKNKLFKISHVFQLMKEENGVLPFVIGLSEVSGRKVLEDLIKMEPFNSEYGIVHYNSMDERKVDVAMLYDKNKVEVIDSETITFFFEITYKNTGNYDTTRDVLFSKIKYKGEIINVFTAHLPSKREKDINKPKRTFILNEIRQRIMKIVHTDKEHVILCGDFNENPDDENLVQILYDNNHERVLMNPFQELFSTRNYSTFHYKSGLLYDQIMMSRSLLDNTTLAFQEARVFNSEKLSSRTRNFEGRPFRTYAGTRYLGGYSDHFPVFVKFKSLS; the protein is encoded by the coding sequence ATGGAACTGTTCTCTTTTTATAATGTAGAAAATTTATTTTTACCAGATCCGAAACCTGTCCATAAATTAGATCCTACAAAGTCAGGTTTAAGAAACTGGGATGAGAAGAGATATAAAAATAAACTTTTTAAAATCTCTCATGTATTTCAATTGATGAAGGAGGAAAATGGAGTATTGCCATTTGTTATAGGATTATCTGAAGTTTCCGGAAGGAAAGTATTGGAAGATCTTATAAAAATGGAACCTTTTAATTCTGAATATGGAATTGTACATTATAATTCTATGGATGAAAGAAAGGTGGATGTAGCCATGTTATATGATAAAAATAAAGTAGAGGTTATAGATTCTGAAACCATTACCTTCTTTTTTGAAATAACCTATAAAAACACTGGAAATTACGACACAACCAGAGACGTACTTTTTTCGAAAATTAAGTATAAAGGTGAAATTATTAATGTCTTTACCGCCCATCTTCCCTCTAAGCGTGAGAAAGATATCAATAAACCTAAAAGAACCTTTATATTAAATGAGATCCGGCAGCGGATTATGAAAATTGTACATACTGATAAGGAACATGTAATATTGTGTGGTGATTTTAATGAAAACCCGGATGATGAAAATTTAGTACAAATTCTCTATGACAATAATCATGAGAGGGTTTTGATGAACCCTTTTCAAGAGTTGTTTTCTACAAGAAATTATTCTACTTTTCATTATAAGTCTGGATTGCTGTATGATCAGATTATGATGTCGAGATCCCTACTTGACAATACCACGCTGGCTTTTCAGGAAGCCCGTGTGTTTAATTCTGAAAAACTCAGCAGCAGGACCAGGAATTTTGAAGGACGACCTTTCCGAACGTATGCCGGTACCCGGTATTTAGGCGGATACAGCGATCATTTCCCGGTTTTTGTAAAGTTTAAAAGCTTATCATAA
- a CDS encoding Gfo/Idh/MocA family oxidoreductase, whose translation MQLVKAGLCAFGMSGKVFHAPFLKDHPGFFISAVVERSKEESKEKYPEATIYRSVEEMLQNADVELVIINTPVQTHYEYARKALEAGKNIIVEKPFTVNVEEAEELVKLAEEKGLFLSVYQNRRFDRDFQQVQKILSEGKLGNIKEAEIRFDRFRTTPSGKQHKENPDQTGSGSLHDLGAHLVDQAVQCFGYPEKLFADVFSMKGSEFANDYFEIVLFYKNDLRVRLKSSVFTKEDHYAYKIHGDRGSFLQERTDNQETELVAGAIPVYGKEWMQPLKEADGILNYLNENSETERIFTSSEAGNYMDYYQQIYEHIVFGYPLPSPGKEVIQNMKIIDASLESVKDGKVTVL comes from the coding sequence ATGCAACTGGTAAAAGCAGGCCTTTGTGCCTTTGGAATGAGTGGAAAAGTCTTTCACGCTCCCTTTTTAAAAGACCATCCGGGGTTCTTCATTTCTGCAGTAGTAGAAAGAAGTAAAGAAGAGTCTAAGGAAAAATATCCTGAAGCCACTATTTACCGTTCGGTAGAAGAAATGCTTCAGAATGCAGATGTAGAACTGGTTATTATCAATACTCCGGTGCAGACGCATTATGAATATGCCAGAAAAGCATTGGAAGCAGGAAAAAATATTATTGTTGAAAAGCCTTTCACCGTAAATGTAGAAGAAGCTGAAGAATTGGTAAAGCTCGCGGAAGAGAAAGGATTATTTTTAAGTGTCTATCAAAACAGAAGATTCGACCGAGATTTTCAGCAGGTACAAAAAATTTTAAGCGAAGGAAAATTAGGAAATATTAAAGAAGCGGAGATCCGTTTTGACAGGTTCCGTACTACGCCTAGCGGAAAGCAGCATAAAGAAAATCCTGATCAGACAGGTTCAGGTTCATTACATGATCTTGGAGCTCATCTTGTAGACCAGGCAGTACAGTGTTTCGGATATCCTGAAAAGCTTTTTGCAGATGTATTTTCTATGAAGGGATCAGAGTTCGCCAATGATTATTTTGAAATTGTGCTATTCTATAAAAATGATCTGAGGGTACGGTTAAAATCCTCAGTTTTTACCAAAGAAGATCACTATGCTTATAAAATCCATGGAGACAGAGGAAGCTTTCTGCAGGAAAGAACCGATAATCAGGAAACTGAATTGGTTGCAGGAGCAATTCCTGTTTATGGAAAAGAATGGATGCAGCCTTTGAAAGAAGCAGATGGAATTTTAAATTATCTGAATGAAAATTCTGAAACAGAAAGAATATTTACTTCAAGCGAAGCTGGAAATTATATGGATTATTACCAGCAGATTTATGAACATATTGTTTTCGGATATCCTTTACCATCACCGGGAAAAGAAGTCATTCAGAATATGAAGATCATTGATGCATCACTGGAAAGTGTAAAAGACGGTAAAGTAACTGTATTGTAA